A segment of the Catenulispora sp. EB89 genome:
GCGCGACTGGCTTGGCGATCCTGCCTAGCGCGAGCGGCGCGGCCGGTGCGAGCGGCGCGGCCTGCGCGAGCACAGTCGGCGCAAGCGGCGCGGCCGGTGCAAGCGGCGCGGCCTGCGCGAGCACAGTCGGCGCAAGCGGCGCGGCCGGTGCAAGCAAAGTCGGCGCGAGCGGCGCGGCCGGTACGTCGTACCCGGCCGGCGCCCCCGCAGCGGTGCGCAGCCTCATTGCGCGGGCGCGTTCAGCGCCTGGCTGAGGTGCGCGTCCAGGGTCTTGGCGGCGTCCGCCGGTGATTTGCGGCCGGTGGCGATGTCGGCGAAGAAGTCGTTGATGGACTTGTCCGACTCCACCGTGGCCCAGCCGGCCACCGCTGGGGTTGCCACCGAGGTCTTGGCTGCCGTGAAGAAGGCTTTTGAGGTGTCCGGCAGGGTGTTGATGGTCTGGTCGATCACCTCGGTGGAGGCGGGGATCCAGTGGTCGATGCCGACGATGGCCGAGGCCTGCACGCTCGGGTCCGTCGCGGCCTTCAGGTACGCCAGGGCCAGGGCCTGGTTCTTGCTCTTGGCCGCGATCGCGAGGTCGGAGCCGCCGAGGAAGACCGGTTGGGTCTTGCCGTCGGTGGCGCTGGGGAAGGGGAAGGTGCCGATGTCGTTCTGCAGGGACGGGTCGACCTTCAGGACCCGGTTGATGGTCGAGTTCAGGATGGTCGCGGTCTTGCCCTGCGCGAACAGGGTGTTGAAGTCCGGCGCGGTGGTGTCCACGTCCTGGGAGGCCGTTGAGGAGTACTTGCCGACGAAGCTCTTCCAGGCCGCCAGGCCCTGCTGCGCTTGCGGCGACTCCAGGGCGCCGGACCATTTGCCGCCGGATTCCGTGGCGAGTTGGCCGCCGGCGTCCCAGACGAACTGGAGCGCGCCGTACCAGTAGCGGCCGGGGAAGTAGAACGCTGAGAAGTCCGGGGCCGGGTTCTTCGCTTTGATGGCGTCCAGGTCCGAGGTCAGCTGCGTGAAGGTGGTCGGGGCTGTGGTGATGCCTGCCGCGGCCCAGATCTTCTTGTTGTAGATCACCGCGCGGTTGCCCGCGAACAGCGGTGCGCCGTAGCTCTTGCCGTCGACGGTCGCGGGGCCCTCCAGGCCGGGCAGCCAGTGCTGGCCGTTCTGCAGCTGCGGGAGTGCGGAGGTGATGTCGGTGAGGCCGGAGCTCGCCGCGAACAGTGGGACGTCGGTGTTGCCGATCTCGATCACGTCCGGAGGGTTGTCCTGGGCGAGTGCGGTGGCGATCTTGGTGTTGATGCCGTCCCACTGCTGGATCTCGACCTTCACCTGGGCGCCGGTGGCGGCGGTGAACTTGTCGTCGATCGCCTTCTGGGCCTCGGTGGACAGGTCGCCGTCCATGTACCAGACGGTCAGGGTCTTGCCGGTGCCGGATCCGGGGCCGGCCACCGCGGCCGGCTGCGCGCCGCCGGTCGAGGACGTGCCGCTGCCGGAGGCGGAGCTGGAGCAGGCCGTGGCGCCGAGCGCCAGCAGCGGGACGAGAACAGTGCCTGCGGCCTGGGCGGCCGAGATGCGTATGCGCATGGTGATCCTCTCACCTTCGAGCTCTGTCGGATGGAGATGAGCGAGGTGCGACGGATGCTTGCACTTTCCCATTGGTAATGTCAACGGTTCGGTCGTGACGCGGTCCAGCGGGTGGAGCAACTGACCGAAGGTCGTCTGTGACCACAAGAAATGGCCATATCGGGCACAGCGGAACGAGGTCTTGACAGACCAGTGGCTCGGTCGCATCCTGAACGCCAGCAGCTCCAGGAAGTTACCTATGGTCCTGTCCAAGGTGAACACGGGGAACCGCCTCGGCAGCCACCGACCCCACAAGGAGTTCTTCTCAGATGCGCCACAATCCCGCCCCTCGCCGCTCGATCGCGGCGCTGGCCGCCGCCGGTGTCGCCGGCGCCTTCGGCCTCACCGCGGCCGCGTTCTCCACGACCGCGAACGCGGCCGGCGCGCCGGCCGCGCTGGCCTACCACGTCGGCTCCGCCGGCTCGGACATGGTCGAGCCCTGGTTCACCGTCACCAACACCGGCGGCGGGCCGCTCGACCTGTCGACGGTGAAGATCCGCTACTACTTCACCGTCGACTCCTCGCCGTCGTACCAGTTCTCCTGCGAGTGGGCACAGATCGGCTGCGGGAACGTCACCGGCACCATCGGCACGCTGGCCTCGCCGACCGCCACCGCCGACCACTACCTGGAGGTCGGGTTCACCGGCGGCTCGCTGGCGCCCGGCGCCTCGACCGGCGACCTGCAGCTGCGGATGAACGCCGCCGGCTGGGCGCCGGTGGACCAGGCCGACGACTACTCGTTCAACGCCTCGCAGACCTCGTACGGTCCGACGAACACGATCACGCTGGCGGTCAACGGAACGGTCGTCTCCGGCACCGCGCCCGGCGGGAACCCGCCGCCGACCAGCCCGTCCAGCTCCCCCAGCACCAGCCCGTCGAGCTCGCCGAGCTCCGGCGGCGGTGGCGGGACACCGTCCGGCGTGCTGTTCGACGACTTCTCCTACAGCGGCCCGTCGGACCCGAACCTGGGCGCGCACGGCTGGGCGATCCGCACCGGCGCCGGCGGGCCCGGCGTGCAGAACTCCTGGACCGCGGACACGTTCAGCTTCCCCGCCGACAGCACCGCCCAGGGCGGGCACGTCATGGACCTGACGGCCTCCACCGACGGCACCACCTCCGGTACCAA
Coding sequences within it:
- a CDS encoding extracellular solute-binding protein, yielding MRIRISAAQAAGTVLVPLLALGATACSSSASGSGTSSTGGAQPAAVAGPGSGTGKTLTVWYMDGDLSTEAQKAIDDKFTAATGAQVKVEIQQWDGINTKIATALAQDNPPDVIEIGNTDVPLFAASSGLTDITSALPQLQNGQHWLPGLEGPATVDGKSYGAPLFAGNRAVIYNKKIWAAAGITTAPTTFTQLTSDLDAIKAKNPAPDFSAFYFPGRYWYGALQFVWDAGGQLATESGGKWSGALESPQAQQGLAAWKSFVGKYSSTASQDVDTTAPDFNTLFAQGKTATILNSTINRVLKVDPSLQNDIGTFPFPSATDGKTQPVFLGGSDLAIAAKSKNQALALAYLKAATDPSVQASAIVGIDHWIPASTEVIDQTINTLPDTSKAFFTAAKTSVATPAVAGWATVESDKSINDFFADIATGRKSPADAAKTLDAHLSQALNAPAQ
- a CDS encoding cellulose binding domain-containing protein, whose translation is MRHNPAPRRSIAALAAAGVAGAFGLTAAAFSTTANAAGAPAALAYHVGSAGSDMVEPWFTVTNTGGGPLDLSTVKIRYYFTVDSSPSYQFSCEWAQIGCGNVTGTIGTLASPTATADHYLEVGFTGGSLAPGASTGDLQLRMNAAGWAPVDQADDYSFNASQTSYGPTNTITLAVNGTVVSGTAPGGNPPPTSPSSSPSTSPSSSPSSGGGGGTPSGVLFDDFSYSGPSDPNLGAHGWAIRTGAGGPGVQNSWTADTFSFPADSTAQGGHVMDLTASTDGTTSGTKQAEIDTTHQKFFEGTYAARVYFNDAPTTGANGDHVNETFYTITPDNSLYSEDDFEYLPNGGWGGPANSMYTTSWYSADAMDRVTNDTIGSLQGWHTLVATVYGGTVTYYIDGKQVFSSTGKYYPREAMTIDFNEWFIDLPFTGARTWNEKVNWVYYAKGVAQSPTDVQSAVNGYYQGGTHFTDSVPNS